The genome window AGCCGCAACTCGGGGTCCAGCGTCGTGTATCGGAGCGGCGCCTCGAGCGCACCACCATGAACGGTCCATCGATAATTGGTCACCGGCAGGCCCGCCAGGTCGGCCGTGGTTCCCGACAGCCCGGCCTCGAAGATCAGGCCGAACTTCGCTTCGGGACAACCCCCAGGACACGATCCCGGTGCCAGGTTGTGGGCGTACTCGGTCGTGTTCGGCAGGTCCATTAAGCCATCGCCATCGTCGTCACCGCCGAACCGGTCGGTCATCGACCAGGTGATGATCGGAACGATTGGATCTGATCCTGCAGATGCGTCAGCCGGCGACGCGGGAAGTCCGGCCAGAGCGACGCCGCACGCAAGTGCCAAGAGGATGATCTTCGGTCGCTTCATCACAATGGGAACACCGTAGGGGGCTCACGGGTTCCCACCGACCACTGAAGAGGATGGAGCCCGGGACCTCAGGCTCGCTCGCGGAACCATTCGGTGAATTCGACGCAGCGCCCCTCGGCGTCGAATTCCATGGCAAAGCAGTTGTCGTACACCGCTCTGGTCTCTGTTCGGTCGGGGTCCGTGTAGTAGCGGCTCCAGCCGGTCGCCACCACCCGATTGCCGTCGACGGCGTAAGGCTCGTACACGGCCTCGAAGGTGCCGGCGTCGTCGGGATCGCCGAGCCAGGACTCGACCACCGCGGTTCGCCCCACCAGTGGGGCATCGGCGGGGTGATACCGATACTCGATGCCCTCGGCGAACAGGTCGCCGATCGCGTTGGGGTCGTACGATTCCCAGGCGCGCACATAGCGGTCGAGCCATTCCCTCGCCGAGGCGTGATTCACGGCCGGGTCTCCCTTCGGATGCCTCTAGGTCGCTTCGGCGAGACGGCGCGCCAGTTCGCGCAGCATGCTGAGGGTCATCGCCGGCTCCTGTTCGAGTAGATCGAGCAGGTCATCGCGGCGGATGGCGAGTGCTCGCAGCGGTTCGACCGTGATCACCCGGGCGGCCCGCGGCGTGTCGGCGAGCACCGACAGCTCTCCGAAGAAGGCGCCGGGGCCACGCTCGATTTCGCGCCCGTCGGGAAGTTCGACCCGGACGGCTCCCTCTTCGATCACGAAGACCCCGGTGCCGGCCTGGCCGAGCTCGATGAGCACCATTCCCTTGGGCGCCTCGAACTCGGTGGCGAGCCGTGCCACCCGTTCGAGTGCCGATTCGTCGAGCCCGCCGAAGAGGGGCACCTGGCGCAAGCTGTTCACCGCAGGCGTCGTCATCGTCGGAGGCTACCTCGGCCCGGCTGCCTCGGGGTCGGCGGGCGGAGAACGGTGCCACAATCCCCCGGTGCGCATCAGCCTGGTGACCCTCGGCGTCGAGGATCTGGCGAGGTCCCGACGGTTCTACGAAGCACTCGGGTGGACCAGCGGGTCAGCCCCGGAAGACGACGTCGTCTTCTTCCAGTCAGGGGGAATGGTGTTCGGCCTGTGGGATCGCCGCCGGCTGGCCGAGGACAGCGGCGTAGCGGATACGGGGGGCTGGGGAGGGATGACCCTCGCCCACAACCTCGGAGCGCCTGATGAGGTGGACCAATTCATCGCACGGGCGCGCCTTGCGGGCGCAGCCATCGTGCGAGAGCCAGCGCCAACCTTCTGGGGCGGGTACTCCGGCGCCTTCACCGACCCGGACGGTCATCCGTGGGAGGTCGCTCACAATCCGTTCTGGCCCATCGATGCTTCTGGGGCCATCCACCTGCCACCCGCGCCGGGGTGACCATGGCCCTTGTGGACTAGGTGAGGACGATCAGCAGAATGATGATGAGGACGAGGGTTCCGATTCCGATGTACATGTGTCTTCCCTTTGGTCGTTGGCATCCAGATGTACCCCGCCGGTGCGGGCCATAAACAGGCTCTGGGGTTTCCGTGGACGGGTTTGCGGGTAGGTGGCCCTAGAACGCCGCTACTCGAAGGAGACA of Acidimicrobiia bacterium contains these proteins:
- a CDS encoding VOC family protein, whose translation is MRISLVTLGVEDLARSRRFYEALGWTSGSAPEDDVVFFQSGGMVFGLWDRRRLAEDSGVADTGGWGGMTLAHNLGAPDEVDQFIARARLAGAAIVREPAPTFWGGYSGAFTDPDGHPWEVAHNPFWPIDASGAIHLPPAPG
- a CDS encoding cyclic nucleotide-binding domain-containing protein; this encodes MTTPAVNSLRQVPLFGGLDESALERVARLATEFEAPKGMVLIELGQAGTGVFVIEEGAVRVELPDGREIERGPGAFFGELSVLADTPRAARVITVEPLRALAIRRDDLLDLLEQEPAMTLSMLRELARRLAEAT
- a CDS encoding nuclear transport factor 2 family protein codes for the protein MNHASAREWLDRYVRAWESYDPNAIGDLFAEGIEYRYHPADAPLVGRTAVVESWLGDPDDAGTFEAVYEPYAVDGNRVVATGWSRYYTDPDRTETRAVYDNCFAMEFDAEGRCVEFTEWFRERA